The region ggactgtcatgTTATTCTGCCTTAGTCTTTTGAATTCAATAGCTTTTGCTTCCCTGACCTCAATTGGTATGAAGTGGTCgagaaaagcatctacaaactcatcCCAAGTGGCAGGTGGTGCATCTTCCCCTCGGGATTGttcccatgactcataccagATATGGGCCACATCTTGAAACTGAAAAACACCAAACTCTACTGCTTCTGTCTCAGTAGAATGCATAATGCGGAACACCTTCTGCAGCCCATCTATAAAGTTCTGCGGATCCTCCTTTGCCTTAGTCCCTGTGAATACTGGAGGTTTCATCTGCGTGAATTCCTGAGTCCTGGAACTAGTAGATCCTCCACTAACACTGACGCTAGAAGCCGTTTCCTTTCGCTGTGCTTGGTTAGCAATGATCTCagtggggccctcacacatataaaggcAACCCCACTGGGTATGGTTTCATAAACTCCctaagatacttgaaactagggctctgataccaaacttTATCATGTcctgaaccatggcctgggcataaCACAATACAATAATGCCTGACTGCATgcgaccgagcgaaccacatggcttgttgaCTCAACATGGGCATGAACTGATGCGGAATAA is a window of Lycium ferocissimum isolate CSIRO_LF1 chromosome 12, AGI_CSIRO_Lferr_CH_V1, whole genome shotgun sequence DNA encoding:
- the LOC132039145 gene encoding uncharacterized protein LOC132039145 — its product is MCEGPTEIIANQAQRKETASSVSVSGGSTSSRTQEFTQMKPPVFTGTKAKEDPQNFIDGLQKVFRIMHSTETEAVEFGVFQFQDVAHIWYESWEQSRGEDAPPATWDEFVDAFLDHFIPIEVREAKAIEFKRLRQNNMTVQEYYHKFVSLAKHAPHMVPDTRVIVRRFLLGLKSDLHGDANMAAQNNNMTIAGWLLLYKVMRTE